In Mycobacterium gallinarum, a single window of DNA contains:
- a CDS encoding FAD-binding protein encodes MSALDIPDTVDAADVQSWSDEVDVLVIGFGMAGGCAAVSAAAAGADVLVLEKAAAAGGTSAMAGGHFYLGGGTAVQQATGHDDSADEMYKYLVAVSADPDLDKIRLYCDESVEHFDWLEALGFQFERSFWKGKVVVPPGTEGLSYTGNEKVWPYCEQAKPAPRGHSVPVPGELGGAAMVIDLLVKRATDQGVQIRYETGVTNLVVDDGRVVGVRWKHFGETGAIKAKAVVIAAGGFAMNAEMVAEHTPALGQKRKTKHHGEVEPYILGNPYDDGVGIALGVSAGGVAENLDGLFITAAAYPPEILLTGVIVNNRGERFVTEDSYHSRTSAYVLEQPDQQAYLIVDEAHMQMPKMPLIKFIDGFETVAEMEEALGIPAGKLAATLDRYNDNAARGEDPDFHKQPEYVAAQDNGPWAAFDLSLGVAMYSGFTMGGLDVSIDGQVLRSDGSVIEGLYAAGACASNIAQDGKGYASGTQLGEGSFFGRRAGTHAAQACT; translated from the coding sequence GTGAGCGCTCTCGACATTCCGGACACCGTCGACGCGGCCGATGTTCAGTCATGGTCTGACGAGGTCGATGTCCTGGTCATCGGCTTCGGCATGGCCGGCGGCTGCGCAGCCGTGAGCGCCGCGGCGGCGGGAGCCGACGTTCTGGTGCTGGAGAAGGCGGCCGCGGCAGGCGGCACCAGTGCGATGGCCGGTGGCCACTTCTATCTGGGCGGCGGCACAGCGGTGCAGCAGGCCACCGGACACGACGACAGCGCCGATGAGATGTACAAGTATCTCGTGGCCGTCTCGGCGGACCCGGATCTCGACAAGATTCGCCTCTACTGCGACGAAAGCGTCGAACACTTCGATTGGCTTGAGGCGCTTGGGTTTCAGTTCGAACGCAGCTTCTGGAAGGGCAAGGTGGTGGTGCCGCCCGGCACCGAGGGGTTGTCCTACACCGGTAACGAGAAGGTATGGCCGTACTGTGAGCAGGCCAAACCGGCGCCGCGCGGACATTCGGTTCCGGTTCCGGGAGAGTTGGGCGGCGCTGCCATGGTCATCGACCTGCTGGTGAAACGTGCGACCGATCAGGGCGTGCAGATCCGCTATGAGACCGGCGTGACCAATCTGGTGGTCGACGACGGCCGCGTCGTCGGGGTCCGCTGGAAGCACTTCGGCGAAACCGGGGCGATCAAAGCCAAGGCCGTCGTCATCGCCGCCGGCGGCTTCGCGATGAACGCCGAAATGGTCGCCGAGCACACTCCAGCGCTCGGTCAGAAACGGAAAACCAAACACCACGGCGAGGTAGAGCCCTACATCCTGGGCAACCCCTACGACGACGGAGTCGGCATCGCCCTCGGCGTATCGGCCGGTGGCGTGGCGGAGAACCTCGACGGGCTGTTCATCACCGCCGCCGCGTACCCGCCGGAGATTCTGCTGACCGGTGTCATCGTCAACAACCGGGGCGAGCGGTTCGTCACCGAGGATTCCTACCACTCACGCACATCGGCGTACGTCCTGGAACAACCCGACCAGCAGGCATACCTCATCGTCGACGAAGCGCACATGCAGATGCCCAAGATGCCGCTGATCAAGTTCATCGACGGATTCGAGACGGTCGCGGAAATGGAGGAGGCGCTTGGCATTCCGGCGGGCAAGCTCGCCGCCACCCTCGACCGTTACAACGACAACGCCGCGCGCGGCGAAGACCCGGACTTTCACAAACAGCCGGAATACGTTGCGGCACAGGACAACGGCCCGTGGGCTGCGTTCGATCTGTCACTGGGCGTAGCGATGTACTCGGGATTCACCATGGGCGGTCTCGACGTGTCGATCGACGGACAGGTGTTGCGCTCCGATGGCAGCGTCATCGAAGGCCTCTATGCCGCGGGCGCCTGCGCGTCGAACATCGCGCAGGACGGCAAGGGCTATGCCAGCGGCACCCAGCTCGGCGAAGGGTCGTTCTTCGGCCGCCGTGCGGGTACGCACGCCGCTCAGGCCTGCACCTAG